Proteins co-encoded in one Pyxidicoccus xibeiensis genomic window:
- a CDS encoding metallophosphoesterase family protein produces the protein MRLVLLSDTHMRHEALEVPPCDVLIHAGDFSHRGTRPQLDAFLKWFSTREAREKVLIAGNHDFIFEQEPELARALTREAGVHYLDDEAAVIAGLRLWGSPITPRFGRWAFNRDRGPDIRAHWDRIPEGLDVLITHGPPAGLGDRTFTGTAAGCEDLLVRVRQARPQLHVFGHIHEAYGEYALPGLPTRFLNVSNCRLLPFGVRQPLVVELEPRSSTGGGPLPGATPEATG, from the coding sequence ATGCGGCTGGTGCTCCTCTCCGATACGCACATGCGTCACGAGGCCCTCGAGGTGCCTCCATGTGACGTGCTCATCCACGCGGGGGACTTCTCGCACCGGGGGACGCGGCCACAGCTGGACGCCTTCCTGAAGTGGTTCTCCACCCGCGAGGCCCGGGAGAAGGTGCTCATCGCGGGCAACCACGACTTCATCTTCGAGCAGGAGCCCGAGCTGGCCCGCGCGCTCACCCGCGAGGCAGGCGTGCACTATCTCGATGACGAGGCGGCCGTCATCGCGGGGCTGCGCCTCTGGGGCTCGCCCATCACGCCGCGCTTCGGCCGCTGGGCCTTCAACCGCGACCGCGGCCCGGACATCCGCGCCCACTGGGACCGCATCCCCGAGGGCCTCGACGTGCTCATCACCCATGGCCCTCCCGCGGGGCTCGGGGACCGGACCTTCACCGGCACCGCCGCGGGCTGTGAGGACCTGCTGGTCCGCGTGCGCCAGGCGCGGCCCCAGCTCCATGTCTTCGGCCACATCCACGAGGCGTACGGTGAGTACGCGCTGCCCGGCCTGCCCACCCGCTTCCTCAATGTCTCCAATTGCCGGCTGCTGCCCTTCGGCGTCCGCCAGCCCCTCGTGGTGGAGCTCGAACCCCGCTCCTCCACGGGCGGAGGCCCGCTTCCCGGTGCGACGCCCGAGGCCACCGGCTGA